Genomic DNA from Modestobacter versicolor:
CCCGGTGCAGCAGCAGGCCCGCCGCGCCGGCCAGCCCCCAGTGGCGGTGGCCCAGCGCGCAGGTGGTCCAGCCGTCGGTCGGTGAGCGGTGCATCAGGCGGTGGGCAGACCGCGGGTGCGGCGGGAGGTGATCACCCCGGTGTCGAAGCCGGCCCAGTGCAGGCCGCCGGCGAACCGGGCGTGCTCGATCTTCAGGCAGCGGTCCATGACCACCTCGAGCCCGGCGTCCTGCGCGCGGCGGGCGACGTCCTCGTCCCACAGCCCGAGCTGCAGCCAGAGCGTCCGCGCGCCGGCGGCCAGCGTCTCGTCGAGCACCTCGGGGAGGTCGCTGGGCCGGCGGAAGACGTCGACGACGTCCGGGGTGCCCGGGACGTCGGCCAGCGACGGGTAGACCGGCCGGCCGAGGATCTCCGTGGCCCGCGGGTTGACGAACCACAGCTCGTACGGCGACGTCGACAGCAGGTAGGTGGCGACGAAGTAGCTGGCCCGGGACGGGTTGTCCGAGGCACCGACGATCGCGACCGTCTTCGTCCGCCGCAGCACCTCCTGCCGCTCACGGGCGCTCGGCCCCTCCCAGGTGCGGGTCACCTCAGGCCTCCTTCACGGCGGCGGCGAGCGCCTGGTCGAGGTCCCAGAGCACGTCCTCGACGTCCTCCAGGCCGACGGAGATGCGGATCAGGTCCGGCGAGACGCCACCGGTCTCCAGCTGCTCGACCGACAGCTGCCCGTGGGTGGTCGAGCCGGGGTGGATGACCAGGGTGCGGGCGTCGCCGATGTTGGCCAGGTGGCTGCACAGCTCGACCGACTCGATGAACCGCCGCCCGGCGTCCCGGCCGCCGACCACGCCGAAGCTGAACACCGCCCCGGGCCCCTCCGGCAGGTACCTCTCGGCCAGCGCGTGGTCGCGGTGGCCGGGCAGACCGGAGTACCGCACCCAGGCGACCCGGTCGTCGGCGTCCAGCCACTCGGCGACCTGCCGGGCGTTGGCGACGTGCTCGCGCATCCGCTGCGGCAGCGTCTCCACCCCGAGCAGGAGCAGGAAGGCGCTGTGCGGGGAGAGCGTGGCGCCGACGTCGCGCAGCTGCTCGCTGCGCAGCTTGGTCAGGAAGCCGTACTCGCCGAAGTTGTCCCACCAGCGGATCCCGCCGTAGGACTCGCTGGGCTCGGTCATCCCGGGGAACCGGCCGTTGCCCCAGTCGAAGGTGCCCGCGTCGACGACCACGCCGCCGACCGTCGTCCCGTGGCCGCCGATGAACTTCGTGGCCGAGTGGATGACGATGTCGGCGCCGTGCTCGATCGGCCGGCACAGGTACGGCGTCGCGGTGGTCGCGTCGACCACCAGCGGGACGCCGGCCGCGTGCGCCACCTCGGCCAGGCCGGCGATGTCGGCGACGTCGCTGCCCGGGTTGGCCACCACCTCGGCGAACACCAGCTTGGTGCGGTCGGTGATCGCCGCGGCGAAGTCGGCCGGGTCGTTGCCGCGCACGAACGTCGTGGTCACCCCGAACCGGCGCAGGGTGACGTCGAGCTGGGTGATCGTGCCGCCGTAGAGCGAGGCCGCCGCCACGATGTGGTCGCCCTGCCCGGCCAGGGCGGCGAAGGTGAGGAACTCCGCGGACTGCCCGGACGACGTGGCCACCGCCCCCAGGCCGCCCTCCAGGGAGGCCATCCGCTCCTCGAACGCGGCCACCGTCGGGTTGCCGATGCGGCTGTAGACGTTGCCGTACTTCTGCAGCGCGAAGAGGTTCGCCGCGTCGTCGGCGGACTCGAAGACGAAGGACGTCGTCTGGTAGATCGGCACCGCCCGCGCACCCGTGGTCGGGTCGGGAGCGCCACCGGCGTGCAGCGCTCGGGTGCGGAACCCCCAGGTGCGGTCGGCCATCGTGGTCCTCTCCTCGGTCGTGCTGCCGGGAGCGAGTGTGCCCTCCTCCGCCCACGGTCGCTCGGCCCGGAACCGCGGTTGCCCGGAGCGGTCGCTGGGCACGGGTGGTGCACAACCGGATGCGATGGAGGGACGACGACGTGGCGAGTGGCGTGGCGAGTGTGTGGGTGCCGGTCGAGGACATGGACCGGGCCCGGGCGTTCTACCGGGACACCCTGGGCCTGACCGAGCAGAAGACCACCGAGGACTGGAGCGAGTTCGACGCGAACGGCCTGATGATCGGGCTGAACGCGCGGGAGAGCGCCCAGCCCACCGACGGCGGCGCGGTCATCACCTTCCAGCCCGAGGGCGGCATCGAGGCCGAGGTCGAGGAGCTGAAGGGCAAGGGCGTGGAGTTCACCGGCGGGATCAGCGACCACCCGTGGGGCCGGATCGCGCCGTTCAAGGACTCCGAGGGCAACGACCTGCAGTTCTACGCACCGCCGTCCTGACCTCCCTTCCGTCCTGAGGTCACTGCCGGGTCCGGGGCACCCGGGCCCGGCAGGATGGCCGGATGGAGACCGTGCAGCTGCGCCGCTACGTGCTGGAGCCGGGCCGGATGGCCGACTTCACCGCCTGGTTCACCACCCTCGTGCCGCTGCGCGAGCAGTTCGGCTTCCGGGTGCTGTTCGCCCTCGCCGAGCACGAGCACCAGACGTTCACCTGGGCGGTCGCCCACGACGGTGACGAGGCCGCCTTCCTGGCCGCGGAGAAGGCCTGCAACGACAGCCCCGAGCGGGCGGCGGTGTTCGCGACCTTCCCGGCGGTCATCACCTCGTTCGAGGTCGGCTTCGCCCAGCCGGCGGTGTGACACCCGCTCCTCCCGCCGCCCGGGGGCGGCGGGAGGAGCGGGTCAGGTCAGTGGCCGCCGCAGCACAGGTGCGGGAACTCCACCTCGAACGGCTGGAAGACCCCGCCCGCGGCCTGCTCGACCACCAGCCGCAGCCGGCCGCCCTCCCACGTGGGCCGCAGGAAGCCGCCGGTCTCGATGACGGCGTCACCGGCGACCGGCCCGCCCAGCGCGGCGACCTCGTCGATCGCGGTGCCCGCCACCAGCTCAGCGGCGGTCACCCGGCCCTGGACGCCGTCCTGACCGGGGAACCGGACGCAGCGGCCGGCCAGCCCGCTGCTGGCCTGGCTCAGTGCGAGCAGCGCCGGCGCCGGGCCCTCGTCGGAGCCCGCCGTGACCACCGGGCTCCCGAGCGCGCCGGCGAGCGCCGCCCGGGTGGCGGCCGCGTCGGCCGGCTCGGCGGTCAGCCGCAGCGCCACGCCGGTGCGCGGTTCCGCGGCGGAGCGGTCCACCGTGGTGCAGACCAGCTCCGCCGCGGCACCGGACCCGGCCAGCGCCGAGTCGACCGCCGCCAGCAGGTGGGCGTCCGGGGCGAGGTCGGGCCCCGGGACGCCCGCCCACCAGCGGGCCGTCACGCGACGACGTCGACGAAGACCGGGTTGGCGTAGAACCAGAGGTCCTGCCACGGGTCGGCGTCGGTGACCACGTCGATGAGCGGGTTGCCGGCGGAGTCGAGCTGCTTGCCGTCGCTGCCGCGCACGCGCACGTAGAAGGGCTGCTGCACGTTCTTGAACGTGTGGGTGAAGGTCGCCAGGTTCCGCGCGTTCCGGCTGACCTCGAAGGTCTTGACGACCTTCGTCTGCGGCGCGGTGAAGGTGTCCTTGTCGCCCGCGGCACCGGTCACCGGCCCGCTGATCAGGTCGACCTTGGCCACCCGGGGGCGGTCGCCGACCGCGTTCTCGCCACCGGCGAGCTGCACGACCATCTGCACCTCGACGTCACCGCCGCGGCGCACCCAGGTGCGACCACCGAGGGTCACGCCGCGGGCGTCGCCGTTCTTGCTCCCGCGCACCCGGAGGAACAGGCCGTCGATGAGCCGGCCGTGCACCGCGATGACCTTGCCCGACTGCAGGGCCTTCATCAGGTCGACGTAGGTGCGGCCCAGCGACGCGACCAGGGTGGAGCTGTACTGACCGGGCCAGAAGTCGCCGTAGGTGCTGATCGGTGCGCCGGACTCGACCGCCGGGCCGCGGGTGCCGTTGGTCTCGTAGTCCAGCGGGCCCTGCACCCGGGTGTCCTGGAACACCTGGTGCGCGTCGGACGTGGCGGTGACCCACCACGGCCGGCCCTCGGCCAGCAGGGAGTCCCAGAGGCCGCCGACGGTCGCGGTCATCCAGTCGAACCCGCCGTAGGTGCGGTAGGACTCAAGCGGGTAGCCGGGGAAGCTGGCCTCGCCCGGGGCGCGGTCGTAGTAGCCGCGGGCCCGGCCGGGGCCACCGGAGGCCAGCGGGATGCCGGCGGCCTGGTGGCCCGGGGCGCCCTCCATGCCGACCGCGACGCGGGGGGCGGTGTCGCGCCAGTTGCGGATCTCGTGCGGGGAGTCGATGCCCTGGCGGCTCGGGTGGTTGGCGAACATCAGCGCGATCTCGGTGCGCTTGTTGCGGACCTGGCCGTCCAGGTAGCGCAGCGCCTCGATGGCGTAGGGCTCGTAGTCGCCGGTGACGCCGCGGTCGCGGAGCACCGAGCCGTCGTAGCCGGCCTCGAACGCCTTCAGGATGTCGACGGTCGACCGGCCCGGGGGCATGAACACCGTGGCGTGCTCGGCGCCCGGGATGTTCCACTCCAGGCCCTGGTAGATCAGCATGTCCTTGTGGGCCTTGCGGGAGGCCTCGATCTCCGGCGTGATCTTGTCGATCGAGAGCTTCTGGTGCGCGGTGCCGCCGTGGTCGGTGATGACCATCCAGTCCAGGCCGTACTTCTTGCCGTTGGCGACCTGCGTCTCGACCTCGTACTGCGCGTCGGGCGAGTACTGGGTGTGGATGTGGTGGTCGCCGGCGAGGAAGATCGACCGCCCGTCGTAGGGGTTGATCGACTCCAGCGGGTTGCCCGCCGCCGCGACGCCCTGGCCCAGGCCGGAGGCCGCGCCGCCGAGGCCGGCCGCGGCACCCGCGACGACGGCCGCGGTGGCCAGGAACCCGCGCCGGGACACCGACAACGGGTCGTCGGCCTCCGGGTCGGTCCAGCTGCCCTCGACGCCCTCGGGGGCGTGGTGGTGGTCGTGCCCGTGGCCGTGCCCGTGGTGGTGGTGCTCGTGGCTCATCGATAGCTCCCACATCGTCCGCGCTGCATCCGTCACAGGGACTCTGCTTCGACGGCGCCGACGTGCGGGTGACCCGCAGGAGAGCATCGGGCGAACAACGGGCTGACGCACCGGCGGCGCACAGCCGCCGCTCAGCCGGTCAGGTCCTGGCTGATCGTGCGGGCGGCGGCCAGCACCCCGGGGGCCATCGGCCGGACGGCGGCCGGGGAGTCGCCGGGGACGACGACGGACAGCGCGGCGACGACCGTGCCGGCGGCGGTGATCGGGGCGGCCAGCGAGACGGCGCCGTCGGTGACCTGCTGGTCGCTGACCGCCAGCCCGCTGCGCCGCACCTCGGCCAGCACCCGGCGCAGCCGCCCCGGGTCGGTGATCGTGTGGTGCGTGTACCGGTGCAGCGGGGCGGCGAGCACCTGCTCCTGGACCGCGGCCGGGGCGTGCGCGAGCAGCACCAGCCCGACGCCGGTGGGCGGCATCGCGAACCGGCCGCCGACCTCGGTGAGCACCGCCACGGCGTCCCGGGAGGACAGCCGTTCGACGAAGACCAGCTCGGCGCCGTCCCGCACCGCCAGCTGCACGTTCTGGTGGGTGGCCTCGTAGAGGTCCTCCATCGACGGCAGCGCAGCCTCCCGGAGCCCCGGGCCGCGCGGCGCCAGCGCACCGAGCTCCCACAACCGCAGCCCGACCCGGTAGCGCCCGTCGGCGTCGCGCTCGAGCCCGCCCCAGGTGCCCAGCTCGGCGATCAGCCGGTGGGCGGTCGACAGCGGGACGTCGATCTCGCGGGCGATCTCCGACAGCGTGAGGGCCCGGCGCTCGCGGGTGAAGGCGTCCAGCACCGCGAGCAGCTTGCTGCCCGCCGTCCGCCTGGCCGGCCTGCTGCGCGCCGCCGTCGGTGCCGGTGGTCGACCGTCCGCTCCAGGGCCCCCGTGTCGCACGCCAGCACTCCCCTCGCCGGACGAGGAGAGGACGACGGTGCCCGCTCCTCGCCGGCCAGCGTTCCACGTGCAACCTCCCCGACGGGACCCCGCGGGCACCGATTCCGGTGGGCCGGAGGACCGGGAGCGGCCTGGCCCGGCGGGCTGCCTAGGGTCGGCGGCGTGCGCATCGCCGTCTTCACCGGCTCCCAGGCCGGGCCGCCCTCCCACCAGGCCGCCGCCGCCACCTTCGCCACCGACCTGGCCCGTGCCGGGGTCGGCATCGTCTACGGCGGCGGCGACGTCGGCCTGATGGGCGTCGTCGCCGACGCGGCGCTGGCCGCCGGTGGCGAGGTGGTCGGCGTGATCCCGCAGCACCTGGTCGACGACGAGGTGGCGCACCGCGGCCTCCCCCGGCTCGAGGTCGTGCAGACGATGCACGAGCGCAAGGCGGTGATGGCCGACCTCGCCGACGCCTTCGTCGCCCTGCCCGGCGCCGCCGGCACGCTGGAGGAGCTCTTCGAGGCCTGGACCTGGGGGATGCTCGGGCTGCACGCCAAGCCGACGGCGTTCCTGGACGTCGAGGGCTTCTGGCAGCCGCAGCTCGACCAGCTGCGCCGGATGGTCGACGACGGCTACCTGGCCGCCAACCGGCTCGAGGCGCTCGGCGTGGTGCACGACGCCGCGGAGCTGCTCGCCTTCGTCGACGGCTATCAGCACCCGGCCCGGAAGTGGACGCCACCGGCCGCCTGATTGCCGGGCACCAGAGGTGGGCACCGGGTCCGCATGCGACTGAAGACCACCCTCGCCGCTCTCGCCATCGCCGGCACGACCGCGCTCACCGGCTGCGCCGGCAGCAACACCGACCTGCAGCGCGGCGAGACCAACTGCGACGGCGGCGACACCAACTCGCAGGACCAGAACTGCAGCCAGGACGGCGGCAGCAGCCCGGACCCGGCCGAGAACACCTGACCCGCCTACCGTTCGCGGCGTGGAGCACGCGGACGTCGTCGTGGTGGGTGGTGGCCCGGCGGGTGCCGCCTGCGCGGCCGCGGTCCGCCGGGCGCGGCCGGACGCCGACGTCCTGGTGCTCGACCGCGCCGGATTCCCGCGCGACAAGGTGTGCGGCGACGGCATCGCCCCCGAGGCGCTCGACGTCCTGGGCGGCCTGGGGATCGACGTCCCGGCGCTGACCGACGGCTTCCCGGCCGTGCCGCGGCTGCGCCTGCAGGGCCCGCGCGGGACGACGGTCGAGCGGACGACCCACCGGCCCTCCGTGGTGGTGCCCCGGGCGGTGCTGGACGGGCGGTTGCTGGCGCAGGTGCTGGCCGGCGGGGTGCGGTTCCAGCGGCACACCGTGCGCTCGATCGCCGTCCACCCCACGCACGTCGAGGTCGACGGCCGGTTCACGGCGCCGGTGCTGGTGGGTGCGGACGGCGCGGAGTCCGTCGTCCGGCGCGCGCTGGGCATCGCGCCCAACGCGCCGGACCGGCTGGCCGTCGCGATCCGCGGCTACGCGCCGGTGCCGGCGGGTGCCGAGGGCGTGCAGGTGGTGACGACGACCGAGCAGCGCTGGCCGGCCTACGCCTGGTCGTTCCCGCTGGGCGACGGCCGGGCCAACGTGGGCTACGGCGAGCTGGTGTCCGCCGGGGTGACTCGTGCGGAACTGGTCGCCGGGCTGCACCGGCTGCTGCCCGGCGTCGAGCCGGGCGATCTGCGGGCGCACCGGCTGCCGTTGTCGACCGGGCGGCCGAGGCTGCCCGACGGGCGGGTGCTGCTGGCCGGGGACGCGCAGTCGCTGATCAACCCGCTGACCGGCGAGGGCATCTTCTACGCCGTGCTGTCCGGCGCGCTGGCCGGTGCCGCGTCGGCGCACGGTGCGCAGGCCGGGCAGGTGCACCGGCGGCTGCTGCGCCGGCGCCTCGGGGCGCACCTGCGGTCGTCGGGGCTCGCCTCGCAGCTGAGCCGGTGGCCGGTGCTGATGGACGCCGCCGTCCGCGCGGCGACCGAGGACCAGCGGGTCTTCGACGACGTCGTGGCGCTGGGCCTGGCCGACGGCCGGCTGACCGCCCGCACGCTGGCTGCCACGGTGCGCCGGGTCCGCTAGGGCACGCGGGCGACCTCGACGCGGCCCCGGCCGGCGCGCTTGGCGGTGTAGAGGGCGGCGTCGGCCGCGGCGTACAGCTCCTCCAGGCCGACGGCGTGCGACGGGGCGTGCGCGAC
This window encodes:
- a CDS encoding NAD(P)/FAD-dependent oxidoreductase, whose amino-acid sequence is MEHADVVVVGGGPAGAACAAAVRRARPDADVLVLDRAGFPRDKVCGDGIAPEALDVLGGLGIDVPALTDGFPAVPRLRLQGPRGTTVERTTHRPSVVVPRAVLDGRLLAQVLAGGVRFQRHTVRSIAVHPTHVEVDGRFTAPVLVGADGAESVVRRALGIAPNAPDRLAVAIRGYAPVPAGAEGVQVVTTTEQRWPAYAWSFPLGDGRANVGYGELVSAGVTRAELVAGLHRLLPGVEPGDLRAHRLPLSTGRPRLPDGRVLLAGDAQSLINPLTGEGIFYAVLSGALAGAASAHGAQAGQVHRRLLRRRLGAHLRSSGLASQLSRWPVLMDAAVRAATEDQRVFDDVVALGLADGRLTARTLAATVRRVR
- a CDS encoding IclR family transcriptional regulator produces the protein MLDAFTRERRALTLSEIAREIDVPLSTAHRLIAELGTWGGLERDADGRYRVGLRLWELGALAPRGPGLREAALPSMEDLYEATHQNVQLAVRDGAELVFVERLSSRDAVAVLTEVGGRFAMPPTGVGLVLLAHAPAAVQEQVLAAPLHRYTHHTITDPGRLRRVLAEVRRSGLAVSDQQVTDGAVSLAAPITAAGTVVAALSVVVPGDSPAAVRPMAPGVLAAARTISQDLTG
- a CDS encoding TIGR00730 family Rossman fold protein is translated as MRIAVFTGSQAGPPSHQAAAATFATDLARAGVGIVYGGGDVGLMGVVADAALAAGGEVVGVIPQHLVDDEVAHRGLPRLEVVQTMHERKAVMADLADAFVALPGAAGTLEELFEAWTWGMLGLHAKPTAFLDVEGFWQPQLDQLRRMVDDGYLAANRLEALGVVHDAAELLAFVDGYQHPARKWTPPAA
- a CDS encoding VOC family protein; protein product: MASVWVPVEDMDRARAFYRDTLGLTEQKTTEDWSEFDANGLMIGLNARESAQPTDGGAVITFQPEGGIEAEVEELKGKGVEFTGGISDHPWGRIAPFKDSEGNDLQFYAPPS
- a CDS encoding O-acetylhomoserine aminocarboxypropyltransferase/cysteine synthase family protein is translated as MADRTWGFRTRALHAGGAPDPTTGARAVPIYQTTSFVFESADDAANLFALQKYGNVYSRIGNPTVAAFEERMASLEGGLGAVATSSGQSAEFLTFAALAGQGDHIVAAASLYGGTITQLDVTLRRFGVTTTFVRGNDPADFAAAITDRTKLVFAEVVANPGSDVADIAGLAEVAHAAGVPLVVDATTATPYLCRPIEHGADIVIHSATKFIGGHGTTVGGVVVDAGTFDWGNGRFPGMTEPSESYGGIRWWDNFGEYGFLTKLRSEQLRDVGATLSPHSAFLLLLGVETLPQRMREHVANARQVAEWLDADDRVAWVRYSGLPGHRDHALAERYLPEGPGAVFSFGVVGGRDAGRRFIESVELCSHLANIGDARTLVIHPGSTTHGQLSVEQLETGGVSPDLIRISVGLEDVEDVLWDLDQALAAAVKEA
- a CDS encoding CoA-binding protein, yielding MTRTWEGPSARERQEVLRRTKTVAIVGASDNPSRASYFVATYLLSTSPYELWFVNPRATEILGRPVYPSLADVPGTPDVVDVFRRPSDLPEVLDETLAAGARTLWLQLGLWDEDVARRAQDAGLEVVMDRCLKIEHARFAGGLHWAGFDTGVITSRRTRGLPTA
- a CDS encoding PHP domain-containing protein, whose amino-acid sequence is MSHEHHHHGHGHGHDHHHAPEGVEGSWTDPEADDPLSVSRRGFLATAAVVAGAAAGLGGAASGLGQGVAAAGNPLESINPYDGRSIFLAGDHHIHTQYSPDAQYEVETQVANGKKYGLDWMVITDHGGTAHQKLSIDKITPEIEASRKAHKDMLIYQGLEWNIPGAEHATVFMPPGRSTVDILKAFEAGYDGSVLRDRGVTGDYEPYAIEALRYLDGQVRNKRTEIALMFANHPSRQGIDSPHEIRNWRDTAPRVAVGMEGAPGHQAAGIPLASGGPGRARGYYDRAPGEASFPGYPLESYRTYGGFDWMTATVGGLWDSLLAEGRPWWVTATSDAHQVFQDTRVQGPLDYETNGTRGPAVESGAPISTYGDFWPGQYSSTLVASLGRTYVDLMKALQSGKVIAVHGRLIDGLFLRVRGSKNGDARGVTLGGRTWVRRGGDVEVQMVVQLAGGENAVGDRPRVAKVDLISGPVTGAAGDKDTFTAPQTKVVKTFEVSRNARNLATFTHTFKNVQQPFYVRVRGSDGKQLDSAGNPLIDVVTDADPWQDLWFYANPVFVDVVA